The Limanda limanda chromosome 20, fLimLim1.1, whole genome shotgun sequence genome has a segment encoding these proteins:
- the LOC133027151 gene encoding tripartite motif-containing protein 16-like, whose translation MAQQENQLDRERFCCSICLDPLKHPVTTGCGHSYCKSCINTHWDKEEERGSYSCPQCRQTFTPRPVLEKNTMLADSLEELKKTGLQAAPADHCYAGPEDVACDVCTGRKLKALKSCLVCLASYCEKHLQRHLQSAPLKKHKLVEPSDKLQENICSRHDEVMKIFCRTDQQCICYLCSMEEHKDHDTVTAAAERTERQRELGLRRQTIQQRVQDTEKDVKLLQQEEEAVNDSADKAVEDSEEIFTELIRLLEKRSSDVEQQIRSQQETEVSRVRELQERLEQEITELKRKDHELKQLSDTKDHNQLLHNYPSLSPLSESTHSSSIRIRPLRYFEDVTAAVSQVRGRLQDILSETETKILQIVSQVDVLLPQPEPETRADFFKYSQEITLDPNTANRHLLLSEGNRKATCVSKNQSYANHPDRFTHNLQVLSRESLTGHCYWEMEVRGVDVAVAYKNISRAGGKCAFGLNDKSWSLFCDKESYSFYYNDIMTPVSGPLSSRVGVYLDHSAGVLSFYSVSDTMTLLQRVQTTFTQPLYAGVRIHHIDSRAEFCKLK comes from the coding sequence atggcgcagcaagaaaatcaactggacagagaaagattctgctgttcgatctgtctggatccacTGAAGCATCCagtgactactggctgtggacacagctactgtaagagctgtattaacacccactgggacaaagaggaggagagaggaagctacagctgccctcagtgtagacagaccttcacaccgaggcctgtcctggagaaaaacaccatgttagctgattcactggaggagctgaagaagactggactccaagctgctcctgctgatcactgctatgctggacctgaagatgtggcctgtgatgtctgcactgggagaaaactgaaagctctcaagtcctgtttggtttgtttggcctcttattgtgaaaaacacctccagcgtcatcttcagtcagctccattgaagaagcacaagctggtggagccctcggacaagctccaggagaacatctgctctcgtcacgacgaggtgatgaagatattCTGCCgtactgatcagcagtgtatctgttatctctgctctatggaggaacataaagaccacgacacagttacagctgcagcagaaaggactgagaggcagagagagctcgggctgaggagacaaacaatccagcagagagtccaggacacagagaaagacgtgaagctgcttcaacaggaggaggaggccgtcaatgactctgctgataaagcagtggaggacagtgaggagatcttcactgagctgatccgtctgctggagaaaagaagctctgatgtggagcagcaaatcagatcccagcaggaaactgaagtgagtcgagtcagagagcttcaggagagactggagcaggagatcactgagctgaagaggaaagaccatgaactgaagcagctctcagacacaaaggatcacaaccagcttctacacaactacccctccctgtcaccactcagtgaatctacacactcatccagcatcaggatccgtcctctgaggtactttgaggacgtgacagcagctgtgtcacaggtcagaggtcgactacaggacattctgagtgagacagagacaaagattttacagattgtgtctcaagtggatgttttactgccacaaccagagccagagaccagagctgacttcttcaaatattcacaggaaatcacactggatccaaacacagcaaacagacatctgttattatctgagggaaacagaaaagcaaCATGCGTGAGTAAAAATCAGTCTTATgctaatcacccagacagattcacgcATAAtcttcaggtcctgagtagagagagtctgactggacatTGTTACTGGGAGATGGAGGTGAGAGGAGTTGatgtagcagtcgcatacaagaatatcagcagagcaggaggtaAATGTGCATTTGgattaaatgataaatcttggtcgtTATTTTGTGATAAAGAAAGTTATAGCTTTTATTACAACGACATcatgactccagtgtcaggtcctctgtcctccagagtaggagtgtacctggatcacagtgcaggtgttctgtccttctacagcgtctctgacaccatgactctcctccaaagagtccagaccacattcactcagcctctctatgctggagttaggatTCATCATATTGACTCCagagctgagttctgtaaactcaaatag
- the LOC133027150 gene encoding tripartite motif-containing protein 16-like — protein sequence MAQQENQLDRERFSCSICLDPLKDPVTTGCGHSYCKSCINTHWDKEEERGSYSCPQCRQTFTPRPVLEKNTMLADLVEELKKTGLQAAPADHCYAGPEDVACDVCTGRKLKALKSCLVCLASYCEKHLQPHLQSAPLKKHKLVEPSEKLQENICSRHDEVMKIFCRTDQQCICYLCSVDEHKDHDTVSAAAERTERQRELGLRRQTIQQRVQDTEKDVKLLRQEEEAINNSADKAVEDSEKIFTELIRLLEKRSSDVEQKIRSQQETEVSRVRELQERLEQEITELKRKDHELKQLSDTEDHNQLLHNYPSLSPLSESTHSSSFRIRPLRNFEDVTAAVSQVRGRLQDILSETETEILHIVSQVDVLLPQPEPETRADFLKYSQEITLDPNTANRYMLLSEGNRKVTGTRENQSYSDHRDRFTGSLQVLSRESLTGRCYWEMEVRGVYVAVTYMNISRAGGKCAFGLNDKSWSLFCDKESYSFYYNGIKTPVSGPRSSRVGVYLDHSAGVLSFYSVSDTMTLLHRVQTTFTQPLYAGVRIHYFDSRAEFCKLK from the coding sequence atggcgcagcaagaaaatcaactggacagagaaagattctcctgttcgatctgtctggatccactgaaggatccggtgactactggctgtggacacagctactgtaagagctgtattaacacccactgggacaaagaggaggagagaggaagctacagctgtcctcagtgtagacagaccttcacaccgaggcctgtcctggagaaaaacaccatgttagctgatttagtggaggagctgaagaagactggactccaagctgctcctgctgatcactgctatgctggacctgaagatgtggcctgtgatgtctgcactgggaggaaactgaaagctctcaagtcctgtttggtttgtttggcctcttattgtgaaaaacacctccagcctcatcttcagtcagccccattgaagaagcacaagctggtggagccctcggagaagctccaggagaacatctgctctcgtcacgacgaggtgatgaagatattctgccgcactgatcagcagtgtatctgttatctctgctctgtggatgaacataaagaccacgacacagtgtcagctgcagcagaaaggactgagaggcagagagagctcgggctgaggagacaaacaatccagcagagagtccaggacacagagaaagacgtgaagctgcttcgacaggaggaggaggccatcaacaactctgctgataaagcagtggaggacagtgagaagatcttcactgagctgatccgtctgctggagaaaagaagctctgatgtggagcagaagATCAGATCCcaacaggaaactgaagtgagtcgagtcagagagcttcaggagagactggagcaggagatcactgagctgaagaggaaagaccatgaactgaagcagctctcagacacagaggatcacaaccagcttctacacaactacccctcactgtcaccactcagtgaatctacacactcatccagcttcaggatccgtcctctgaggaactttgaggacgtgacagcagctgtgtcacaggtcagaggtcgactacaggacattctgagtgagacagagacagagattttacatattgtgtctcaagtggatgttttactgccacaaccagagccagagaccagagctgacttcctAAAATATTCACaagaaatcacactggatccaaacacagcaaacagatatatgttattatctgagggaaacagaaaagtaacaggaACGAGAGAaaatcagtcttattctgatcaccgaGACAGATTTACTGGTTCtcttcaggtcctgagtagagagagtctgactggacgttgttactgggagatGGAGGTGAGAGGAGTTTATGTAGCAGTCACTTACatgaatatcagcagagcaggaggtaAATGTGCATTTGgattaaatgataaatcttggtcttTATTTTGTGATAAAGAAAGTTATAGCTTTTATTACAACGGGatcaagactccagtgtcaggtcctcggtcctccagagtaggagtgtacctggatcacagtgcaggtgttctgtccttctacagcgtctctgacaccatgactctcctccacagagtccagaccacattcactcagcctctctatgctggagttaggatTCATTATTTTGACTCCagagctgagttctgtaaactcaaatag